The sequence TGCTATCGCAGTTGTGGCAAGTACAGGCCTTGCCACTTCTATAACTCTTGCTACTGAGAAAGAACAAAAGAAAATTCGCTATGCGATGGTACACGATGAAACATCTTGTATCGGCTGCACTGCTTGTATGGATGCATGCCGTACAACCAATAATGTACCGGCAGGTGTATCTCGCTTAGAAATTATCCGTAGTGAACCTTTTGGTGAATTTCCTAATGTACAATATGAGTTTTTCCGTCAATCTTGCCAACATTGCACTAATGCACCTTGTGTGAGTGTTTGCCCGACGGGAGCCTCATTTGTCGATCCACAAACCGGTATTGTCGATGTTCACGCAGATTTGTGTGTCGGTTGCCAATACTGTATTGCGGTTTGTCCATATCGTGTACGTTTTATTCATCCGGAGAAAAAATCCGCAGACAAATGTAACTTCTGTCGTGATACAAACTTGGCCGAAGGCAAACAACCGGCTTGTGTTGAGGCTTGCCCGACCAAGGCATTAACCTTTGGTGATATGAACGATCCTACAAGTGATATTTTCCATAAAGTGAGAAACAATCCGGTTTATCGCACGAAAACATCACTAGGCACAGAGCCGAACTTGTATCACATTCCATTTGGTAAAGGAGAACATAGATAATGAATGAATATGTACCTTTCCAAACCCCAAACCTTGTTTGGGATGGCACAATCGCAATTTACTTATTCCTACTCGGTATTTCATCGGGGGCGGTTCAGTTAGCGATTGCTTACCGCAATAGCGGTGTGAAAATTGAAAAGCCAAGCCAGAACTGGATTATCCGTAGTGCAGCAATCTTAGGTACTTTACCGACTATCATCGGCTTGTTATTGCTGATTTTTCACTTAACGAAACCGTGGACATTCTGGAAATTAATGTTCAATTATAACTTTACTTCCGTGATGTCGATGGGGGTAATGTTATTCCAGCTTTATATGGCCGTTCTTGTTGTTTGGATTGCTATTATGTTTAAAGATTGGCTGGCGTGTTTTGTAAACCGCTATCTACCAATATTTAAATTTTTGCTGGGTTGGATTGATTTTGCAGAAGCTAAACTGTTAAAACCGATTGAGTTTATCCTCTTTATATTGGCAGCAGTATTAGGGGCTTATACCGGATTCTTATTATCAGCCTTAGTTAGTTATCCGATGTTAAACAACCCTGTATTACCTGCGTTGTTCTTAGCATCCGGTGCATCATCGGGCATTGCGGCAACTTTCCTTATGGTGTTAATTGCCGGTAAATTATCTGGCGAAAGCCACGAAGTTCACTTTATGCACAAATTTGAAGTGCCGATTATGGTAACCGAATTAGGCTTAATTGTGGCATTCTTCGTGGGATTGCATTTCGGTGGGGCAGATAAATCACTTGCTTTAACAAATGCACTTTCAGGCTTCTGGGGTAGCGTATTCTGGATCGGCGTAATGTTAATTGGTATCGCTATTCCATTAACGGCAAATATTTTTGGTAGCTATCGCTTGAAACATAATGTGAAATTTATTATTTTAATTTCCATTTTTGACTTAATCGGTGTACTCTGTTTACGTTACTTTATCCTTTATGCAGGGCAGCTTACGGTTGCGAGCTAAGGAAAAGTTAATCGGTAATTTGGTAGGGGAGGGTTTTAACCCTCCCGTTTTATTCATAGATTAGAGGATAGAGATAAAATCTTTTCCTACCAAACCTTTACAAGCGGTCATATTTTGGATTTATTATGCTACCGGAACTGGGCTATTTTTCACTTTTAATGGCTGCACTCACAGCTATTTTCCAAGTCAGTTTTTCTTTATGGGGAGAGATACGCAAGCAATATCATTGGCTGGCGTTGGCACCTCTTTTTACCTATTTACAAGCTACTTTCACCACACTTGCTTTTTCTGTTTTGGTCTATGCATTTTTAACTGACGACTTTTCAGTTACCTATGTCGCTTCCCATTCTAACAGCCAATTGCCTGATTTCTTTAAGTTCGCAGCAACTTGGGGCGGGCATGAAGGCTCAATGCTGTTTTGGTTAGCTGCTCTGGTTATTTGGTCGGCAGTCTTTTGCAAATTTTCTCAAAAAATTGACCGCTTGTTTGCTAATCGAGCCTTAACGATGCTAGGTGTAATCGCACTTGGCTTTTTGCTTTTTATTTTACTGGTTTCTAACCCTTTTGAGCGTGCTTTTCCTGTGCCACCGGAAGGGCGAGATCTTAATCCGATGTTGCAAGATATCGGCTTAATTTTCCACCCGCCACTGCTTTATTTAGGCTATGTTGGTTTTGCGGTAAGCTTTGCAATGATGGTATCAGCTTTATTTTGCGGTGGAATGGATGCTGCCATTATGCGTTGGATTCGCCCGTGGACAATGATCTCGTGGGGATTTCTTACCGCAGGCATTATTTTAGGCGCTTGGTGGGCGTATTATGAACTTGGCTGGGGCGGCTGGTGGTTTTGGGATCCGGTGGAAAACGCCTCACTAATGCCTTGGCTACTGGGCACTGCATTAGTGCATAGTTTGATCGTGAGCCAGCAGCGGGGGATCTTTTATTATTGGACGATCTTGCTCGCCATTTTTGCTTTTGCTTTAAGTTTGCTCGGCACTTTTATTGTGCGTTCGGGCATTTTAACCTCGGTTCACGCCTTTGCGGTTGATCCCGATCGTGGTATGGCATTATTGGTGCTATTCTTCAGTTTAAGTTTTATTGCATTAGCATTATTCGCCTTTAAGGTGAATTTATGGCAAGGCAAGGTTCGGTTTAATTTGTTCTCAAAAGAAACCGCATTTTTGATGATCAACGGTTTATTAAGTGTTGCAACCTCAGTGGTTTTGCTCGGCACATTCTACCCGATGATTTTCACCGTGATGAACTGGGGTAGTATTTCAGTGGGTGCGCCGTATTTTAATAATGTGTTTGCCCCACTCACATTGTTGTTGATGATGGTAATGGGGCTGGCGGTAGTGCTGCGTTGGAAGCAGATCCCTATCAAACAGATTTTAGTGAAATTATGGCTGTTCCCGGTGGCGATTGGCTTAGCGTTAGTCTTGATTTATCACACGATTTCCCAACGTCCGCATTTTGAGTTGGCGTTGCTGCCGGTGGTGTTTGTCAGCCTTGCAATTTGGATTATTTTAACTCATCTTCCGTATTTGCAATTTATGTTTAAAATCAGACCGCTTGCAATGCGTTTGGCACATATTGGCTTTGCTGTGTGTGTGATTGGCGCGATGATGAATAGCTATTATGGCGATGAAGTGGGCGTACGCTTAAAACCGAACGAACAGGCTGAACTTGCTGGCTTCACCTTTAAATATGAAAGCTACAATGATTTAATCGGGCCGAATTATACGGCGGAACAAGCCGTTTTTTCCATTAGCAGAGCGGGTGAAAACCTTGCGACTGTTGCTCCTGAAAGGCGTTATTATGATGTTCGTACGATGACTATGGCAGAAGTCGGACTATATCATCACTACTTAGACGATATTTACATTGTGATGGGTGATAAATTCGGTAATTTGGAATACGCCTTCCGTCTGCACTACAAACCTTATGTGCAAGCCTTGTGGTTGGGAGGGATTATTATGATTATTGCTTCATTATTAGCATTATTGGGTTACCGTAGAGAATATAAAAAATGAAAAAAACGCTGTTGTTAATTCCGCTTTTTCTGCTGATTGCACTTGTCGGTTTTCTTACCGTACCACTTATGAATAAAGATGCTATCGCTCCGACTGAAGATTGGCAAGGCAGGCCTTTTCCGGAATTTGTGGGCAAGAACTTACTTGATAGTAATGCCCATTTAAATAGCAACTCATTGCCTAAAGAGCCTTATATTCTCAATGTTTGGGCGAGTTGGTGTACGTGGTGTATTAAGGAATTTCCAATTTTATTGGAACTAAAACAAAAGGGCGTACCGATTGTAGGCCTGACTTATAGCGATCGTCCTAATGATGCGATTAAAGCATTGGAAAATTGGGGCAACCCGTTTAGTTTGGTTATTGATGATTATGAAAAAGGCTTTTTGATTCAAACGCTGAAAGTCTCTTCCGCACCTTCCAGCTATTTGATTGATCGCCACGGCGTTGTGCGTTATCAGCAAAAGGGCTACAACGCGGATTTTGCTCAAGATTTTCTACCGAAATTAGAGGCTTTGAGAAATGAAAAGTAGCCTAATACGATATTTGCAAAAAATTTGGCTAATTCTACCGCTTGTATCGGGGGCGATGTTGTTTATTCCTCAAGCTCAAGCCCAAATGGTGGATACTTTTGAATTCAAAAATGAGTCAGACCGTGTGCGAGCAGTTGCTCTCGCTCGCTCGTTACGCTGCTTACAGTGCCAAAATCAGAATTTGGTGGAATCTAATGCTACTGCTGCTTATAACTTGAGAATCGAAGTGTATGAAATGGTTAATCAGGGCAAAAGCAATGAGGAAATTATCCGCATTATGACCGAACGTTTCGGCAGTTTTGTGAATTACGATCCGCCACTCACCGGCCAAACATGGCTACTTTGGGGATTACCCTTAGGGCTAATTAGCCTGTTATTTATGGCGGTTTTGTGGCGAACCAGACGAAAATAGAGCAAAAAATGGAAACTCGCGAGCAATTAAGTAGAGAAAATTATCAACAAGCGGTCAGATTTGCCCAACATTTTGCAGAAGAGGCACGTCAAGAATTTGAGCATGAGGCTCTGCAACGCTATCACTTTGAGAAAGCTCAATTTGAGCAGAGCCAGTTGCAAAAAAACGGACAAAATCGACCGCTTGCTAAAACCATATTAATCAGTCTATTGGCGATTTTTGTCCTGTCGTCAGCTTATTATTGGCAGAGTGGGCGTTACCAAGCCGTGGAAGAGGGTATTTCGGCTCACCAAGCATTCGAGCGGCAAAGTATTGAGCATCCGACTGAATCCAAAAACGATCGCTATATTATTAGCCTACAAAATCAGCTTCGAGAAAACCCGAATAATGGCGATCTGTGGTACGAATTAGGGCAAGCCTATACCTTAAACAATGATTTTGATTCGGCATTGATTTGTTATGATAATGCCGAAAAATTGCTCGGTAAACGACCCGCCGTTTTAGGTGCTGTAGCAACTGCTCGTTACTACGACAACGGACAGAAAATGACTCCGGAAATCCAATCGATAATTGACCAAGCCCTCTCGTTAGATAAAACCGAAAGTGCCAGCTTGTTATTATTGGCTTCAGACAGTTTTCTTAATAACCGCTATCAAGAGGCGTTGGATTATTGGCGAAAAGTGTTAGACGGCAATAATGAATCCATAGACCGCCGAGCGGTAATCCAAAGTATGGAAATGGCTCGCCAAATGTTGCAAGGGCAGCAGAGAAAGTAAAATAAAAAAGCTGATGTTATCATCAGCTTTTTTATTTGGAGTAAGTAAAAAGTTATTGCAGAATCACATAGAAATTTACTCCATCACGCACAATATTGAGTGCGATTACTGATGGTTTTGCTTCTAAAATTTTGCGTAAATCAGCAATATTTTCAACTGAATGGCGGTTTACGCCGATGATAATATCACCTTTTTTGAGGCTTCGCATTTCAGCAATCGAGCCTTTTTCTACGTTAGAAATTTCAACTCCTTTCATGCCTTTGGCGTTATAGTTATTAAAGTCAGCCCCTTTTAAAGCCGGAAGTAGGTTTGAGGCAGTTACTTTTGCTTCAGAATTGGATTGCAATGTTACTTTAGCTTTTGCTTCTTTGCCGTCACGTAAGTAAGTTAATTCAATCTCTTTTCCAACGCCTGAGGTTGCTATTTTAGCTCTCAACTCACTGAAGCTACGGACTTTTTGACCATTGATTTCAGTAATTACATCACCTGCTTTAAAGCCGGTTTTTGCAGCAGCGGAATCCGGTAATACTTCGCTAACGAAAGCACCTTGTTGGGTGGAAATATTAAACTCTTTAGCGAGATCTGCATTTAATTCGCCTCCTCTAATACCCAGCATTCCGCGTTTAACTTCGCCAAATTCGATAATTTGAGTGACAAGGCTGTTTGCCATATTGCTTGGAATAGCAAAGGCAATACCTGCATTTCCGCCACTTGGAGAAATAATGGCAGTGTTAATACCAATTAATTCGCCGTTTAAGTTAATTAACGGACCACCTGAGTTACCTTGGTTTACCGCGGCATCGGTTTGGATGTAGTTTTCATAACCTTCGTCCGATTGTCCGGTGGAACGACCAAGTGCGGATACAATGCCTGATGTTACAGTTTGCCCTAAACCAAAAGGATTTCCGATTGCCACAGTAAAGTCGCCTACACGGAGTGTATCTGAATCAGCAAATTTAATTTCGGTAAGGTTCTTAGGGTTTTCAACTTGAATTAATGCGACATCTGAAAGCGGGTCGCTGCCTACTAATTTTGCTTTAAACTCACGTCCGTCTTCCAGCTTTACGGTAATTTTATCTGCATTGTTAATAACGTGATTGTTAGTGATAATATAGCCTTTTTCTGCATTAATAACTGCACCGGAACCCATTCCGCGGAAGTTGCGAGGGCCGGAGCGATCTCCAAACATATCGGCATTCGGACCAAAGAAGAATTCAAACTCTTCAGGAATGTCGCGAGTATAGCGAGATTCGCCTTTTGTTTTACCTTCAACAGCAATACTCACTACTGCAGGTCGAACTTTTTCCAGCATTGGAGCAAGGCTTGGTAATGCTTGACCGTTTACTTCTGTCGGTAAGGTCGCTTGTGCGGCAATCGGCATTGCAGCGATTGTTGAGCCTAAAATTAATGCAGTTAAAAATGATTTCTTCATTGTTCTATTCATATTGTGTATGTTCCTCATATCCTATGTTTTTTATACTTACGAGCGTAAACACTCGTATTTGCTAAGACAAAACCTTTCTTTTTCAGTTCAGCGAATTTGCAAAAAATTTAGAATATCTGACCGCTTGTTACTCAATTTTTTTGTCAGATTCTTAAAAGTATTTTGACATTCGCTGAAATTTGATAGACCATAAATGCCATTTTTTATTAGTTTGAGTCCATATTTTGATGTATAAAACGGAAAATTTGGTTGAAGTAAAGAATCTGACCTTTAAACGAGGGGAGAGAATCATTTATGACAACCTAAATCTGCAAGTGCAGAAGGGTAAGGTCACTGCAATCATGGGGCCTTCCGGCATTGGTAAAACCACCTTGCTACGTTTAATCGGCGGGCAGATTTTACCGGAATCCGGTGAAATATTATTTGATGGAAGAGATGTTTGTACAGCCAATAACAAAGAGCTTTATGAAATCCGTAAACGTATGGGAATGTTGTTCCAATCTGGTGCGTTATTTACTGATATGTCAACTTTCGATAATGTCGCGTTCCCGATTCGTGAGCATACCCGTTTGCCTGAAGAAATCATTCGAAAATTAGTTTTGCTGAAATTAGAAGCGGTTGGGCTTCGTGGAGCGGCTAATTTAATGCCGTCTGAATTATCGGGCGGTATGGCTCGCCGTGCGGCTCTTGCTCGTGCGATCGCATTAGATCCTGATTTGATTATGTATGATGAGCCGTTTACCGGACAAGATCCTATCAGTATGGGCGTAATTGTTGAGTTAATTAAAGAGCTGAATCAGGCGTTAAATTTAACCTCAATTGTGGTTTCACACGATGTAAAAGAGGTGCTAAGCATTGCCGATTATGCTTATATTGTGGCAGATAAGCGTGTGATTGCAGAAGGCACGGCAGAGATGTTATTGGCAAGTGAAGATCCGCAAGTGGTACAGTTTTTGAGTGGTAAATCAGATGGACCGGTAAGGTTCCATTATCCGGCAAAAGATTATACAGAGGAGCTATTTAATGGTTAAGTTTATTAGCTCAATTGGGGCTTTTGTGATTAACTTTATCCGCACATTTGGGCGTTCTACCTTTATGTTATGGGGAGCGTTAGTCGGTAAGCCGGAATTTCGTAAACATACGCCGTTATTGATTAAACAGCTTTATGTTTTAGGTGTACAATCCTTACTGATTATTATGCTCTCAGGCTTGTTTATCGGCATGGTATTAGGCTTGCAAGGCTATGTGGTATTGGTTGATTTTGCAGCAGAAAGCAGTTTAGGTACTTTGGTTTCCCTTTCGCTTTTACGTGAATTAGGGCCTGTGGTAACAGCATTATTATTTGCCGGACGGGCAGGTTCGGCATTAACGGCTGAAATCGGTTTGATGAAAGCAACAGAGCAGCTTTCCAGCCTTGAAATGATGGCAGTTGATCCATTAAGACGAATTATTGCACCGCGTTTTTGGGCGGGGGTAATTTCAATGCCGATTTTAGCGGTAATTTTTACTGCAATCGGGATTTGGGGCGGTTCTCTTGTTGGGGTTGACTGGAAAGGAGTCGATGGTGGAAGTTTTTGGTCTGTGATGCAAAATTCAGTGACTGCCACCGATCTGATCAACGGTTTTATTAAAAGCCTGATTTTTGCTTTTGCAGTCGTTTGGATTGCGCTTTTCAACGGTTATGATTGTCTCCCGACTTCAGAGGGGATAAGCCAAGCAACTACTAGGACGGTAGTTAATGCTTCATTAGTGATTTTAGGATTAGATTTTATTTTAACTGCCATTATGTTTGGTGGTTGATTTTAGTAAAAGGAACAGACAATGCGTCAATCAATTAAATATGAATTTTGGGTAGGTTTATTTGTATTACTCGGTTTAGCTGCACTCGTTTTTTTAGGTCTGAGAGTAGCAAATGTGCAGGGCTTTTCCAGTGAGAAAACTTACACCCTTTATGCAACTTTTGATAATATTGGTGGACTAAAAGTGCGTGCTCCTATTAAAGTAGGTGGGGTTGTAGTGGGGCGTGTATCTGATATTTCTCTTGATGAAAAAACTTATACTCCTAAAGTTGCTTTAGCAGTGAACCAAAGTTTTAACCAAATTCCGGATACAAGCTCACTTTCAATTAAAACCTCCGGTTTATTAGGTGAACAGTACGTTGCGTTAAATGTCGGCTTTGTGATGGAAGGCGAAACCGCAATGATGAAAGAAGGTGATACTTTTGTTGATACCAATTCGGCAATGGTATTAGAAGATTTGATCGGCCAGTTCTTATATGGTGATAAAAAGTCAGATAAAACTGGAGATGAAAAAGCGAATGGCTCTGCAGAACCTAAAGCAGAGTAATTCAGTAATAAGAACCTCTAATTAGAGATTTTGGAGATTATCAATAATGTTAAAAAGCATTAAAAAAATTATCGTAACTGGTTTAGTGGCAGTTTCTGCGTTATTTTCAACTACAGCATTTGCAGAAACCAGTCCTTATGTATTAATGCAGCAAACTGCAGATAAATTATTTGGCGATATCAAAGCAAGTCAAAGTAAGATTAAAGCAAATCCTGAATATTTACGTACTATTGTACGTAATGATTTAATGCCGCATGTTCACGTAAAATATGCAGGGCAGTTAGTGCTAGGTAAAAATTTAGCTTCAGCCACTGATGCACAAAAAGAAGCATTTTTTACTGCTTTTGGTCAGTTTGTTGAGCAATCTTATGCGCAAGTATTAACGCAATATCAAGATCAAAATGTACAAATTGAAAGCCCGAAATCAGTTGATGGCAAATCTATCGTGAGTATTCGTGTAAATGTATTGGCAAACGGTGCAGCCCAGCCGATTAAATTAGATTTTAAATGGCGTAAAAACAGTAAAACAGGTGAATGGCAAGCCTACGATATGGCAGCTGAAGGTGTGAGTATGGTTGCAACCAAACAAAATGAATGGGCGGGTGTGATTCGTCAAAAAGGGATTGATGCTTTAACTGCACAAGTAGCGCAATCAGCAAAACAACCGATTACATTAAAATAAGTAGTTTAGTTATGCCTCAAAAAACATTACAATGGGACATTCAGCAAAACAATGAAAGTTTATTTGTGAGGTTGTCGGGCGAATTAACTCGTAACACGTTGCTTCCGTTATGGAAGCAACGTGCTTCTTTTTTATCACCAAAAGCGAATCAACATTTATATTGGGATTTAAAAGAGATTACTCGAGTGGATTCTGCCGGCTTCACTTTGCTTGCTGAATTATTAAACCATTATCATAAAATCATCCCAAACAGTTTGATTAATATCCCAGATTCTGTAAAAACATTAGCAGATTTATATGACTTAGACGGTTGGTTTGAGCAGTTTATTATTTAAGAATTGATTACCAGATCATAGTTAGGACTTAACATGAATCCATCACAAATTGAAGAAATTTTAAAACAGGCCTTTCCTGATGCAGCAGAAATACACGCACAAGGTGAAAATGCACATTTTGGTGTAATTGTAGTAAGTGACAGTATTGCGGCACTTTCAAGAGTCAAACAACAACAAGCCGTTTATGCACCTTTAGCAGAGCATTTCACCACAAATGCTATTCATGCTTTAACTATTAAAGTATTCAGCGTAGAAAAATGGAAAACTGAGCGCTTACTGAATATGGTGGGCTGATTCGAGTCTTTATCTTAATTAACAAGCGGTGCTTTTTACCTAAAACTTTGCAGTTGCAAAAAATTTACTTTTTTGACCGCTTGTATTTTGTTATAAATTGTTATTCTTAATATTAGGATTCCAAATGGAAAAATTTCGTGTACACGGTCCTTTCACTTTAAGCGGAACCGTTGATATTTCTGGTGCGAAAAACGCAGCACTACCTATTTTGTTTGCTGCAATTTTGGCAGAAAAACCGGTGACGTTAAAAAACGTACCTGATTTAAAAGACGTTGATACTACTTTCAAAATTTTACGCCAGTTGGGCGTTGTAGTTGAAAAAGGAACGGAAAAAGGCGTGGTTCATATTGATGCAAGCCAAATTAACAACTACGTTGCACCTTATGAATTAGTCAGAACCATGCGAGCATCAATTTGGGCATTAGCACCATTGGTAGCACGTTTTCAAGTTGGCCAAGTTTCTTTGCCGGGTGGCTGCACTATCGGAGCAAGACCGGTAGATATGCACATTTCTGGTCTCGAAAAAATGGGTGCTCAAATTGAATTAGATGAAGGCTATGTAAAAGCGACATCTCATGGTCGTTTAAATGGTGCTAGAATCTATATGGATAAAGTCAGCGTTGGTGCGACTTTATCCGTTATGATGGCAGCGACTTTGGCAAGAGGGATAACTGTTATTGAAAATGCTGCCCGTGAGCCGGAAATTGTTGATACCGCTGATTTCTTAAATGCAATGGGGGCGAAAATTTCCGGAGCAGGCAGTGATATGATCACCGTTGAAGGTGTTGAGCATTTAGGTGGTTGTGAGCATAGTGTGGTGCCTGATCGTATTGAAACAGGTACATTCTTAGTCGCTGCAGCCGTATCCGGTGGTCGAATTACTTGCCGTGGTACTAAAGCGGATACACTTGATGCGGTGATTGAAAAATTGCGTGAAGCCGGAATGCAGGTAGATATTACAGAAGATACTATCACCCTTGATTCATTAGGTCGTAGACCAAAAGCGGTAAATATTCGCACTATGCCACACCCTGGTTTCCCAACAGATATGCAGGCTCAGTTTACTCTGTTGAATGCAGTGGCAGATGGTACAAGTCGTATTACTGAAACCATTTTTGAAAACCGCTTTATGCATATTCCTGAACTTAACCGCATGGGCGCAAAAGGTGAAATTGAAGGCAATACTGCTATTTGTTACGGGGTTGAGCGCTTAAAGCCTGCAGAGGTCATGGCAACAGATCTACGTGCTTCTATCAGTTTGGTGTTAGCTGGTTGTATAGCAACCGGTGAAACCATTGTTGATCGTATTTATCATATTGATCGCGGATACGAGCATATTGAAGAAAAACTTCGTGGTATTGGTGCAAGAATTGAACGTTTTTCAGCACCATTTGAAGGTGAGTAAAATTTTATGAAAAAATGGCCGCTTGTCACAAAACAAGCGGTCGTTTTTTATATTTATTTTGCAAAAGAAATGTTTAGCCCTTCAGCCTAAACCGCCCGCGGCTATAGCGGGTTTTCATTAATGCTAAGATTTGTTCTTTTTCGCTACTGACATTTTGGTTACTTTGTTTTGCGACAATCAGCGAATGTTGCATGGAATGGGCGTGTGTAATTGCAATTGCCAGTGCATCGGCTGCATCCGCTTGTGGTTTTGCTGAGAGTTGTAGCATTCGGGTTACCATATCTTGTACTTGAACTTTATCTGCTGAGCCAAGCCCTGTAACCGTTTGTTTCACTAATCGTGCGGCATATTCAAATACAGGTAAATCGTGGTTAACCGCGGCTACAATAGCTGTTCCACGTGCTTGTCCGAGTTTTAATGCAGAATCAGGGTTTTTTGCCATAAAAACTTGTTCAATCGCAAACATATCCGGTTGAAATTGAATAATAATTTCACTCACACCTGCATAAATACGTTTTAAACGAGTTGGAAGATCGTCTGCAGCAGTACGTATAGAACCGCTGCCAAGATATTCTAAATTCCGACCGTTTTGACGGATAATACCGTAACCTGTTACCCTTGAACCCGGGTCAATTCCTAAAATAATAGACATTTTTCCATAAAATAAGCGAGAAGATAGAGCATATCTTCCCGCTTTTTAAATTTAAATCAAGGGATTTTATTTATTCAATTTTGATGTGAGGCCTTTATTCACATTACAAAGTTTAGCTAAGATTTTATCCGTTTTATCACCATATTTTACTAACATACCGGATTGGTCGTTAGATGAAAGAGAAAAACCGCTTTCTAAGCTCCAATTGTATTGGTCTGATTTAAACACCGGAAAATCTTGACTTGCAGTATCACGTGTTAATGTTTCGATTTTTTGCGATTTTCTACCGTTAGTTAAAACTAAATTTACTGCTTTAGCTTCTTCACCTTGGAAAGCATAAGTTGCGGTGACTTGTTTACCGCTTTGGCAACGATATACGATAGATTTTGCGCCATCAGTTGCTTTTTCTACTTTCACTGCACCTGTACCATGTGCTGTGCCTGCAATATCGTTAACTTGCTGAGCCGCTTTTTCTGCAGCTTGTGCTACAGGGTTCTGTTTAGGTTGCACTGGTTGTTGATCACCGGCATTAGAACAGGCAGCTAAGACTAACGTTGCCGCTAAAGCAGGAACAAATTTCACTAATTTCATAGTTTTCTCCTTGTTGTTATATAAGTAGTCACATCTAGTTAGACCACTTATTTTGAAAAAGTTCATTTTCTTTAAAAGAATTGCAAACTTTTTAAAGAAGAGCAGCTACTTCATCACTGATTTCACCATTGTGATAAACATTTTGTACATCATCACAATCTTCAAGACGATTAATTAAATCAAGTAATTTTGGTGCGGTTTCTGCATCAAGTTCAACGGTGGTTGATGGAATCATTGTTACTTCTGCAGACTCAATTTTAAAGCCGGCTTGCTCAATACCATCACGTACATCGCCTAAATCTTCCCAAGCAGTGTAGATTTCAAAGGAGCCGTCTTCTTGCGCTTGAATGTCATCAGCACCGGCTTCAATTGCGGCTTCAGTTAACGCATCTTCATCGCCTGATGCGATTAAAATTAAGCCTTTTTTGCTGAATAAATAACCTACAGAGCCTTCAGTGCCTAAGTTACCGCCGCATTTGGTAAAGCTTGGGCGAACTTGTGAGATAGTGCGGTTTGCATTATCGCTTAAACATTCCACCATAACTGCGGTGCCGCCCGGG comes from Mannheimia granulomatis and encodes:
- a CDS encoding Do family serine endopeptidase; protein product: MNRTMKKSFLTALILGSTIAAMPIAAQATLPTEVNGQALPSLAPMLEKVRPAVVSIAVEGKTKGESRYTRDIPEEFEFFFGPNADMFGDRSGPRNFRGMGSGAVINAEKGYIITNNHVINNADKITVKLEDGREFKAKLVGSDPLSDVALIQVENPKNLTEIKFADSDTLRVGDFTVAIGNPFGLGQTVTSGIVSALGRSTGQSDEGYENYIQTDAAVNQGNSGGPLINLNGELIGINTAIISPSGGNAGIAFAIPSNMANSLVTQIIEFGEVKRGMLGIRGGELNADLAKEFNISTQQGAFVSEVLPDSAAAKTGFKAGDVITEINGQKVRSFSELRAKIATSGVGKEIELTYLRDGKEAKAKVTLQSNSEAKVTASNLLPALKGADFNNYNAKGMKGVEISNVEKGSIAEMRSLKKGDIIIGVNRHSVENIADLRKILEAKPSVIALNIVRDGVNFYVILQ
- the mlaF gene encoding phospholipid ABC transporter ATP-binding protein MlaF; protein product: MYKTENLVEVKNLTFKRGERIIYDNLNLQVQKGKVTAIMGPSGIGKTTLLRLIGGQILPESGEILFDGRDVCTANNKELYEIRKRMGMLFQSGALFTDMSTFDNVAFPIREHTRLPEEIIRKLVLLKLEAVGLRGAANLMPSELSGGMARRAALARAIALDPDLIMYDEPFTGQDPISMGVIVELIKELNQALNLTSIVVSHDVKEVLSIADYAYIVADKRVIAEGTAEMLLASEDPQVVQFLSGKSDGPVRFHYPAKDYTEELFNG
- the mlaE gene encoding lipid asymmetry maintenance ABC transporter permease subunit MlaE, translating into MVKFISSIGAFVINFIRTFGRSTFMLWGALVGKPEFRKHTPLLIKQLYVLGVQSLLIIMLSGLFIGMVLGLQGYVVLVDFAAESSLGTLVSLSLLRELGPVVTALLFAGRAGSALTAEIGLMKATEQLSSLEMMAVDPLRRIIAPRFWAGVISMPILAVIFTAIGIWGGSLVGVDWKGVDGGSFWSVMQNSVTATDLINGFIKSLIFAFAVVWIALFNGYDCLPTSEGISQATTRTVVNASLVILGLDFILTAIMFGG
- the mlaD gene encoding outer membrane lipid asymmetry maintenance protein MlaD, whose amino-acid sequence is MRQSIKYEFWVGLFVLLGLAALVFLGLRVANVQGFSSEKTYTLYATFDNIGGLKVRAPIKVGGVVVGRVSDISLDEKTYTPKVALAVNQSFNQIPDTSSLSIKTSGLLGEQYVALNVGFVMEGETAMMKEGDTFVDTNSAMVLEDLIGQFLYGDKKSDKTGDEKANGSAEPKAE
- the mlaC gene encoding phospholipid-binding protein MlaC encodes the protein MLKSIKKIIVTGLVAVSALFSTTAFAETSPYVLMQQTADKLFGDIKASQSKIKANPEYLRTIVRNDLMPHVHVKYAGQLVLGKNLASATDAQKEAFFTAFGQFVEQSYAQVLTQYQDQNVQIESPKSVDGKSIVSIRVNVLANGAAQPIKLDFKWRKNSKTGEWQAYDMAAEGVSMVATKQNEWAGVIRQKGIDALTAQVAQSAKQPITLK
- a CDS encoding STAS domain-containing protein, with translation MPQKTLQWDIQQNNESLFVRLSGELTRNTLLPLWKQRASFLSPKANQHLYWDLKEITRVDSAGFTLLAELLNHYHKIIPNSLINIPDSVKTLADLYDLDGWFEQFII
- a CDS encoding BolA family protein; amino-acid sequence: MNPSQIEEILKQAFPDAAEIHAQGENAHFGVIVVSDSIAALSRVKQQQAVYAPLAEHFTTNAIHALTIKVFSVEKWKTERLLNMVG